A part of Actinoallomurus bryophytorum genomic DNA contains:
- a CDS encoding helix-turn-helix transcriptional regulator produces MVRIRHTSVGSIPDSRDAAGDDVAGHSRYGWRGRDREWEMVARLLRAARGGRGGVLLFEGEPGIGKTRLLEEAADSAASQKFQLARGAAEKLSRVVALGPLILALGESTQTLLAVPQLAGGMDARLRLLDAVQARLEERAARGPLLIALDDLQWADPTTLLALSTLVPELSSYPLVWILSRTAGRRDSGVARLYDVLERDGATRVTMGALARPAVAEIAADVLGVAPSPELLALVAGAGGNPFLLVELLTALRDEHAVQTIEGRAVPISSRLPHRIREIATRRLRGLSPRACHLLQVAAVLGCCFEADDVAEMFGEPLARLLPALDEAEAAGVVVRGPDLLSFRHDLSWMAVTETIAPTVRRALHRQAGQMMLERGSSVAAAAHLVEGARPGDAAALAGLDRAVREVLPTSPETAAELAVRAVELTVPGDEAVFDRVLRAVRALTTAGRLSEAVRLARPALRAATTPRGRCAQLRYELAYALLQAGHVAEAVAEAETAIDQGDLPDELRGLLEQVLSHGPLGSRARPRARQRAEAVLASSRQHSRPSLIAAHLVLTDVAWSEGRAADGLGHSHEAARIASSEPIRYIRPHVLYACTLMDMRRLTEAETALRIATDQITALGTTAHAAIPTLLRARLRLIEGRLDDAATEARAGLATADKLGAHLYDVFGTTVLATVALRRGDLTAADTYADLSRSHHVPGLDPMSAWWWTNWCPTLVAEAQGGPERTVDLLQAPYTDPGERRLLFMIEADAAAWLTRIALALGDRARANAVTATAERLARDAPDFPTLGASAAHAHGLLHHDTAALAHAATAHLTSWSRASAAEDLGVMYARATGATDRETAIHHLDQARDAYQQAGAQRDVARVRARLRRLGVRRRHWTQSKRPAFGWDSLTDTERNVAALAAQGLTNPQIAARMFISRDTVKFHLSQVFRKLDIASRVELAHRTGPHGFRRNA; encoded by the coding sequence GTGGTGCGTATCCGACATACCTCCGTCGGGTCGATACCGGACTCGCGGGATGCGGCCGGCGATGATGTCGCGGGCCACTCGCGGTACGGCTGGCGTGGCAGGGACCGTGAGTGGGAGATGGTCGCGCGCCTGTTGCGGGCGGCCCGCGGTGGCCGTGGCGGGGTGCTGCTGTTCGAGGGCGAGCCGGGGATCGGCAAGACCCGGCTGCTGGAGGAGGCGGCCGACTCCGCGGCGTCACAGAAGTTCCAGCTCGCCCGTGGCGCGGCGGAGAAGCTGAGCCGCGTGGTGGCGCTGGGGCCACTGATCCTCGCACTTGGAGAGTCCACCCAGACGTTGCTGGCAGTCCCGCAGCTCGCCGGCGGCATGGATGCGCGGCTGCGGCTGCTGGACGCGGTGCAGGCACGCTTGGAAGAACGGGCCGCGCGCGGACCGCTCCTGATCGCCCTGGACGACCTGCAGTGGGCGGATCCCACAACCCTGCTGGCCCTGAGCACCCTCGTCCCCGAGCTGTCCTCCTATCCGCTGGTGTGGATACTGTCGCGGACGGCCGGACGCCGGGATTCGGGCGTGGCACGGTTGTACGACGTTCTCGAACGCGATGGTGCGACACGAGTGACGATGGGCGCGCTGGCCCGGCCGGCCGTCGCGGAGATCGCGGCCGACGTTCTTGGCGTCGCGCCGAGCCCCGAGCTGCTCGCGCTGGTGGCGGGGGCCGGAGGCAACCCGTTTCTGCTGGTGGAGCTGCTCACCGCGCTCCGCGACGAGCACGCCGTACAGACGATCGAGGGCCGGGCCGTTCCGATCTCCTCCCGGCTGCCACATCGGATCAGGGAGATCGCCACCAGGCGGTTGCGCGGGCTGTCGCCCCGTGCTTGTCACCTCCTGCAGGTGGCGGCGGTCCTGGGCTGTTGTTTCGAGGCCGACGACGTCGCGGAGATGTTCGGCGAGCCGCTGGCTCGGCTGCTGCCTGCACTTGACGAGGCGGAGGCCGCCGGTGTCGTGGTCCGCGGTCCCGACCTACTGAGCTTCCGGCACGACCTGTCGTGGATGGCGGTGACGGAGACGATCGCGCCCACGGTGCGGCGGGCCTTGCACCGTCAGGCCGGCCAGATGATGCTCGAACGCGGCAGTTCGGTCGCCGCCGCCGCGCACCTCGTGGAAGGCGCCCGCCCGGGCGACGCGGCCGCCCTGGCGGGTCTTGACCGGGCCGTACGGGAGGTGCTGCCGACCTCCCCGGAGACCGCGGCCGAACTGGCCGTACGTGCGGTCGAGCTCACCGTCCCCGGCGACGAGGCCGTGTTCGACCGCGTACTGAGAGCCGTCCGCGCCCTGACGACCGCCGGGCGGCTGAGCGAGGCGGTACGGCTGGCCCGTCCCGCGCTGCGCGCCGCCACCACACCTCGTGGCCGTTGTGCGCAACTGCGCTACGAACTGGCGTACGCGCTGCTGCAGGCCGGTCATGTGGCCGAGGCGGTGGCCGAAGCCGAGACGGCGATCGACCAAGGTGACCTTCCTGACGAACTGCGCGGTCTCCTCGAACAGGTGCTGTCCCACGGACCGCTGGGAAGCAGGGCACGCCCCCGTGCCCGTCAGCGTGCCGAGGCGGTCCTGGCCTCTTCACGGCAGCACAGCAGACCATCGCTGATCGCGGCCCACCTGGTACTCACGGACGTCGCGTGGAGCGAAGGACGGGCGGCCGACGGCCTCGGCCACAGCCACGAAGCCGCACGCATCGCCTCCAGCGAGCCGATCCGGTACATCCGTCCGCACGTCCTGTACGCCTGCACGCTCATGGACATGCGGCGGCTCACGGAGGCGGAGACCGCCCTGCGGATCGCCACCGACCAGATCACCGCCCTGGGCACCACGGCCCATGCCGCCATCCCCACCCTGCTACGCGCCCGGCTGCGCCTCATCGAGGGCCGTCTCGACGATGCCGCCACCGAGGCACGGGCCGGACTCGCCACAGCGGACAAGCTGGGCGCGCATCTGTACGACGTGTTCGGCACCACCGTGCTCGCCACCGTCGCGCTACGCCGCGGCGACCTGACGGCCGCCGACACCTACGCCGACCTCAGCAGGTCGCATCATGTGCCGGGCCTGGACCCGATGTCCGCCTGGTGGTGGACCAACTGGTGCCCGACGCTGGTCGCCGAGGCACAGGGCGGCCCCGAGCGTACGGTCGACCTCCTCCAAGCCCCCTACACCGACCCGGGGGAGCGGCGCCTGCTGTTCATGATCGAGGCCGACGCCGCGGCCTGGCTGACACGAATCGCCCTCGCCCTGGGAGACCGTGCCCGCGCGAACGCCGTCACCGCCACGGCCGAACGTCTCGCGCGCGACGCCCCCGACTTCCCCACCCTCGGCGCCTCAGCCGCACACGCACACGGACTCCTCCACCACGACACCGCGGCGCTCGCCCACGCCGCCACCGCCCACCTGACCTCCTGGAGCCGCGCCTCCGCCGCCGAGGACCTCGGCGTCATGTACGCCCGCGCCACCGGCGCGACCGACCGGGAGACGGCGATCCACCACCTCGACCAGGCACGCGACGCCTACCAGCAGGCCGGCGCACAGCGGGACGTGGCACGCGTACGCGCCCGGCTACGGCGGCTCGGCGTACGGCGCCGTCACTGGACCCAGAGCAAACGACCGGCCTTCGGCTGGGACAGCCTCACCGACACCGAGCGCAACGTCGCCGCCCTCGCCGCCCAGGGACTCACCAACCCCCAGATCGCCGCACGCATGTTCATCTCACGAGACACCGTGAAGTTCCACCTGAGCCAGGTCTTCCGCAAGCTGGACATCGCCTCCCGCGTCGAACTCGCCCATCGAACGGGCCCGCACGGCTTTCGACGTAACGCCTGA